In Entelurus aequoreus isolate RoL-2023_Sb linkage group LG13, RoL_Eaeq_v1.1, whole genome shotgun sequence, a genomic segment contains:
- the LOC133663302 gene encoding gastrula zinc finger protein XlCGF8.2DB-like isoform X2 — protein sequence MYFVDPVCSTHYIGEEHHPPEQQERSFRVEQKEPQPPHIKEEVEELPHVKEEEEEHSISQEGKPPKGLEDVDVTKFSVIGVIVKSEGDGVNEETRQELLFAGSTTQHMTTEADGDNIEASQAAIVAPLSDNVDTMSHSSDTDDEDSKAEMLYHTDNMSWKCFQCDKTFSNKGNLNMHMKIHSGEKTFSCSFCGKTFFQKANLTAHTRTHTGEKLFSCSVCGKRFSKNDGLKRHSGTHAREKHFLCSVCGKKFSKKDGLKRHTRIHNVEQPFFCSVCNAHFDHSSVLAQHMRGHTGEKPFTCSVCGKGFYHKSHFKEHTRIHTGEKPFPCSLCGKSFSKRHGLNRHTKTHT from the coding sequence ACATTGGTGAAGAACATCACCCCCCTGAGCAGCAAGAACGTAGCTTCAGAGTGGAGCAGAaggagccacagcccccccacattaaagaggaagttgAGGAACTCCCTCACgtcaaagaggaagaggaggaacacagcatcagtcaggagggaaaGCCTCCTAAAGGACTGGAGGACGTTGATGTCACCAAGTTTTCAGTGATTGGTGtcattgtgaagagtgaaggCGATGGTGTAAATGAAGAGACGAGACAGGAGCTTCTGTTTGCAGGCTCCActactcaacacatgacaacagaagctgatggagacaacATCGAAGCATCACAAGCAGCCAtcgtagctccactatcagataatGTTGACACAATGTCACACTcttctgacactgatgatgaagactctaaagccgAAATGTTATATCACACTGACAACATGTCTTGGAAATGTTTTCAGTGTGACAAAACCTTTAGCAACAAGGGAAATCTCAACATGCACATGAAGATCCACTCAGGAGAGAAAACCTTTTCATGCTCATTTTGTGGTAAAACATTCTTTCAGAAGGCAAATTTGACAGCACACACTAGAACACACACGGGAGAGAAACTTTTTTCTTGCTCCGTGTGTGGTAAAAGATTTTCTAAAAATGATGGATTAAAAAGACACTCAGGAACACACGCTAGAGAGAAACATTTTCTCTGCTCGGTGTGTGGTAAAAAATTCTCTAAAAAAGATGGTTTAAAAAGACACACCAGAATACACAATGTTGAGCAACCTTTTTTCTGTTCAGTGTGTAACGCACATTTTGATCACAGTTCTGTTCTGGCTCAACACATGAGAgggcacactggagagaaacctttcacCTGCTCAGTTTGCGGTAAAGGATTCTATCATAAGTCACATTTTAAGGAACATACCAGAATACACACCGGAGAGAAACCGTTTCCTTGTTCGTTGTGTGGTAAAAGTTTCTCTAAAAGACATGGTTTAAACAgacatacaaaaacacacacttga
- the LOC133663301 gene encoding serotransferrin-like, with translation MKHFLILVHLLLACLAAVWSAPADTEKVRWCVKSDKEYQKCMDLAAKAPVFTCVKRTNSMDCIIAIHGGLADAITLDGGDIYTAGLNYKLHPIIAESYGSSSKSCYYAVAVAKKGTGFGIQELEGKKSCHTGLGKSAGWNIPIGTLVSMDILKWKSTDDKPIEEAVASFFSKSCAPGAANETKLCDGCKGDCSRSHNEPYYDYSGAFQCLVENGDVAFVNHLTVPDGDKANYELLCLDNTRAPIDNYKKCHLARVPAHAVVTCKDPQLAELIWRSLTTVRDFNLFCSKSYAPAKNLMFKDSTVSLVKLPDNTNSFMYLGATYTGIVRSLTKEVTTANKSGAITWCAVGAAETSKCNKWSFNSMVDGDCKIICQEGPTVEACLKMILRKEADAMAVDGGEVFSAGKCGLVPAMVEQYNKVMCSIPEESASYFAVAVVKRGSGVTWDNLRGMRSCHTGFGRTAGWNIPMGEIYKQTNDCDFTKFFRSGCAPGAPADSPFCSQCAGSGKTVADEFKCKASAEEKYYGYAGAFRCLVDGSGDVAFIKHTTVQENSDGNGPAWARNLSSSDYELICPRKPSVPVTQFKDCYLAATPAHAVVTRPETRNDLVRVLQDEQAKFGRGSTANFKLFESESGKNLLFEDSTKCLQEVPAGSSYEKFLGMGYMNTMNVLRQCSDITSDLEKLCTSHSCQSN, from the exons ATGAAGCACTTTCTCATCCTGGTCCACCTCCTTCTTGCCTGCCTGG CCGCTGTCTGGTCGGCCCCTGCTGACACGGAAAAGGTGAGGTGGTGTGTCAAGTCGGACAAAGAGTACCAGAAATGTATGGACCTCGCAGCCAAAGCGCCTGTGTTCACCTGTGTGAAGAGGACCAACTCAATGGATTGTATCATTGCCATTCAT GGTGGTTTGGCAGATGCAATCACTTTGGATGGAGGAGATATTTACACTGCTGGACTGAACTACAAACTCCATCCCATTATTGCTGAGAGCTATGGCTCCT CATCCAAGAGCTGTTACTATGCGGTGGCCGTGGCTAAAAAGGGCACCGGATTTGGCATTCAAGAGCTGGAGGGGAAGAAATCCTGCCACACCGGTTTGGGGAAATCTGCTGGCTGGAACATTCCAATTGGAACTCTGGTGTCTATGGATATACTGAAGTGGAAAAGCACTGACGACAAACCAATTGAGGAGG CGGTGGCGAGCTTCTTCTCTAAAAGCTGTGCCCCCGGAGCGGCCAACGAGACCAAACTGTGTGATGGCTGCAAGGGAGACTGCTCACGGTCCCACAATGAGCCCTACTACGATTACAGCGGCGCTTTCCA GTGCCTGGTGGAAAATGGGGATGTGGCTTTTGTGAATCATCTGACTGTGCCTG ATGGCGACAAGGCCAACTACGAACTGCTGTGCCTTGACAACACCAGAGCGCCCATTGACAATTACAAAAAATGCCACCTGGCCAGAGTACCAGCTCATGCTGTCGTCACTTGCAAGGATCCACAGCTGGCAGAATTGATCTGGAGAAGCCTCACCACAGTGCGG GACTTCAACCTGTTCTGCTCGAAGTCGTACGCTCCTGCCAAGAACCTGATGTTTAAAGATTCTACTGTGTCACTTGTCAAGCTGCCTGACAACACAAACTCCTTCATGTATTTGGGTGCCACATACACGGGCATTGTGCGCTCCCTGACAAAAG agGTCACTACAGCTAACAAAAGCGGTGCCATCACATGGTGTGCAGTGGGTGCTGCTGAGACCAGCAAGTGTAACAAATGGAGCTTTAACTCTATGGTGGATGGAGACTGCAAAATTATTTGCCAGGAAGGCCCCACAGTTGAAGCTTGCTTGAAAATGATCCTG CGCAAAGAAGCGGATGCAATGGCAGTTGATGGCGGAGAGGTGTTCTCAGCTGGGAAGTGTGGTCTGGTTCCAGCCATGGTGGAGCAGTACAACAAAG TAATGTGCAGCATACCTGAAG AATCGGCCTCTTACTTTGCCGTGGCTGTGGTCAAGAGGGGCTCAGGGGTGACCTGGGACAACCTGAGGGGGATGAGGTCCTGCCACACAGGCTTTGGCAGAACGGCTGGTTGGAACATTCCCATGGGGGAAATCTATAAGCAAACTAATGACTGTGACTTCA CCAAGTTCTTCAGGAGCGGTTGTGCTCCCGGCGCGCCTGCCGACTCCCCATTCTGTTCTCAGTGCGCCGGCAGTGGCAAAACTGTGGCTGACGAGTTCAAGTGCAAGGCCAGTGCTGAGGAAAAATACTACGGCTACGCTGGCGCCTTTAG ATGCCTTGTTGATGGCTCTGGTGACGTtgccttcattaaacacacaacTGTACAAGAAAACAGCGATG GAAATGGTCCAGCATGGGCTCGCAATCTCTCCAGCAGCGACTATGAACTAATCTGCCCCAGGAAGCCTTCGGTTCCAGTCACACAGTTTAAAGATTGCTACCTGGCAGCCACCCCAGCACACGCTGTGGTGACACGACCAGAGACCCGCAATGACCTTGTTCGTGTTCTCCAGGATGAGCAG GCAAAGTTTGGAAGGGGCAGCACTGCCAATTTCAAATTGTTTGAGTCAGAGTCTGGAAAGAATCTGCTCTTTGAGGACTCCACAAAGTGTCTCCAAGAAGTTCCTGCTGGGTCCAGTTACGAGAAGTTTTTAGGAATGGGGTACATGAACACCATGAACGTGCTGAGGCAGTGCAGTGACATCACTTCAG ATCTGGAGAAACTGTGCACTTCCCATAGCTGCCAGTCAAACTAG
- the LOC133663302 gene encoding gastrula zinc finger protein XlCGF8.2DB-like isoform X1 — translation MCERTIVEYEGEHSRTKEENKQQHELNAVFKTNQVVSHTEDIGEEHHPPEQQERSFRVEQKEPQPPHIKEEVEELPHVKEEEEEHSISQEGKPPKGLEDVDVTKFSVIGVIVKSEGDGVNEETRQELLFAGSTTQHMTTEADGDNIEASQAAIVAPLSDNVDTMSHSSDTDDEDSKAEMLYHTDNMSWKCFQCDKTFSNKGNLNMHMKIHSGEKTFSCSFCGKTFFQKANLTAHTRTHTGEKLFSCSVCGKRFSKNDGLKRHSGTHAREKHFLCSVCGKKFSKKDGLKRHTRIHNVEQPFFCSVCNAHFDHSSVLAQHMRGHTGEKPFTCSVCGKGFYHKSHFKEHTRIHTGEKPFPCSLCGKSFSKRHGLNRHTKTHT, via the exons atgtgcgaaagaacgattgTGGAGTACGAGGGGGAACATTCTCGAACAAAAGAAGAGAACAAGCAACAACATGAATTGAACGCTGTTTTCAAGACAAATCAAGTTGTGTCACACACAGAAG ACATTGGTGAAGAACATCACCCCCCTGAGCAGCAAGAACGTAGCTTCAGAGTGGAGCAGAaggagccacagcccccccacattaaagaggaagttgAGGAACTCCCTCACgtcaaagaggaagaggaggaacacagcatcagtcaggagggaaaGCCTCCTAAAGGACTGGAGGACGTTGATGTCACCAAGTTTTCAGTGATTGGTGtcattgtgaagagtgaaggCGATGGTGTAAATGAAGAGACGAGACAGGAGCTTCTGTTTGCAGGCTCCActactcaacacatgacaacagaagctgatggagacaacATCGAAGCATCACAAGCAGCCAtcgtagctccactatcagataatGTTGACACAATGTCACACTcttctgacactgatgatgaagactctaaagccgAAATGTTATATCACACTGACAACATGTCTTGGAAATGTTTTCAGTGTGACAAAACCTTTAGCAACAAGGGAAATCTCAACATGCACATGAAGATCCACTCAGGAGAGAAAACCTTTTCATGCTCATTTTGTGGTAAAACATTCTTTCAGAAGGCAAATTTGACAGCACACACTAGAACACACACGGGAGAGAAACTTTTTTCTTGCTCCGTGTGTGGTAAAAGATTTTCTAAAAATGATGGATTAAAAAGACACTCAGGAACACACGCTAGAGAGAAACATTTTCTCTGCTCGGTGTGTGGTAAAAAATTCTCTAAAAAAGATGGTTTAAAAAGACACACCAGAATACACAATGTTGAGCAACCTTTTTTCTGTTCAGTGTGTAACGCACATTTTGATCACAGTTCTGTTCTGGCTCAACACATGAGAgggcacactggagagaaacctttcacCTGCTCAGTTTGCGGTAAAGGATTCTATCATAAGTCACATTTTAAGGAACATACCAGAATACACACCGGAGAGAAACCGTTTCCTTGTTCGTTGTGTGGTAAAAGTTTCTCTAAAAGACATGGTTTAAACAgacatacaaaaacacacacttga